In the genome of Desulfovibrio desulfuricans, one region contains:
- a CDS encoding sigma-54-dependent transcriptional regulator: MTAHTAIHLLVVDDDRNHREMLRALLEEWGYTPTGAASGEEALELCRQRPFDLILMDVRMGGMSGIEATRAVKAYNPAIPILIMTAYSDVSSAVEALKAGAYDYLTKPLAFDALKLAIERALDHASLRHEVRTLRHELAQGMDARNVIGQSPAMRQMLELVSAIAPSEATVLITGESGTGKEVVARLIHANSNRRSGPYVAVNCAALTETLLESELFGHEKGAFTGAEKRREGRFLAADKGTIFLDEIGEIPLSMQVKLLRVIQERELQRVGGDQTVRVDVRILAATNKDLAREVEEGRFRQDLFYRLNVVALQLPPLRERGEDIPLLAMHFLKQFAERNGKAVKGFTPAAMDRLLKHSWPGNVRELENAVERAVVLLVGDYISERELPPTIVGQEAESAAAARVDFANMTLEEIERMAVADTLAQVGGNKSEAARRLGINRKTLLAKLGEGK; this comes from the coding sequence ATGACCGCACATACAGCCATACATCTGCTGGTCGTGGACGACGACCGCAACCACCGCGAAATGCTGCGAGCCCTGCTTGAAGAGTGGGGCTACACCCCTACCGGAGCCGCCAGCGGCGAGGAGGCGCTGGAGCTGTGCCGCCAGCGCCCCTTTGACCTTATCCTCATGGATGTGCGCATGGGCGGCATGAGCGGCATTGAGGCCACGCGCGCCGTCAAGGCGTACAATCCCGCCATTCCCATCCTTATCATGACGGCCTATTCGGACGTTTCGAGCGCGGTTGAGGCGCTCAAGGCCGGGGCGTACGATTACCTTACCAAGCCCCTGGCTTTTGACGCCCTCAAGCTTGCCATTGAGCGGGCGCTTGACCACGCCAGCCTGCGGCACGAGGTGCGCACCCTGCGGCACGAGCTGGCGCAGGGCATGGACGCCCGCAACGTCATCGGGCAAAGCCCGGCCATGCGGCAGATGCTCGAGCTTGTCTCGGCCATCGCGCCCTCGGAGGCCACGGTGCTCATCACTGGTGAATCTGGCACCGGCAAGGAGGTTGTGGCCAGGCTCATCCACGCCAACAGCAACAGGCGCTCCGGCCCGTATGTGGCGGTAAACTGCGCGGCCCTTACCGAAACCCTGCTGGAGTCGGAGCTGTTCGGGCACGAAAAGGGTGCGTTTACCGGGGCGGAAAAACGCCGCGAGGGGCGCTTTTTGGCGGCGGACAAAGGTACGATATTTCTGGACGAAATAGGCGAAATCCCCTTGTCCATGCAGGTCAAACTGCTGCGCGTCATTCAGGAGCGCGAGCTGCAGCGCGTGGGCGGCGACCAGACCGTGCGGGTGGATGTGCGCATTCTGGCGGCCACCAACAAGGATCTAGCCCGCGAGGTGGAGGAGGGCCGGTTTAGGCAGGACCTCTTCTACCGGCTCAATGTGGTTGCCCTGCAACTGCCGCCTCTGCGTGAGCGTGGGGAGGACATTCCCCTGCTGGCCATGCACTTTTTGAAGCAGTTTGCCGAGCGCAACGGCAAGGCGGTCAAGGGATTTACGCCTGCCGCCATGGATCGTCTGCTGAAGCATTCGTGGCCGGGCAATGTGCGCGAGCTGGAAAATGCCGTCGAACGGGCTGTGGTTTTGCTGGTGGGGGATTATATCAGCGAGCGTGAACTACCGCCCACTATCGTTGGTCAGGAGGCAGAGAGCGCGGCGGCAGCGCGGGTGGATTTTGCCAATATGACGCTTGAAGAAATCGAGCGCATGGCGGTGGCCGACACGCTGGCCCAGGTGGGCGGCAACAAGAGCGAGGCCGCCCGCAGGCTGGGGATCAATCGCAAGACGCTGCTGGCCAAGCTGGGCGAGGGAAAGTAG
- the hisC gene encoding histidinol-phosphate transaminase: MSEISVRQEITALKAYVPGLSIAEIQEKYNLPQVIKMASNENPLGMPPLAQEAVVRHASGAFRYPQGGNPRVARALGKRHGVDERRLVIGNGSDEIIDLLIRILAIPGTHNIVCFNPCFSIYPIQGRICGVEIRRQPLEKDFSFNFAALLDLVDENTRIVFVTTPDNPSGYCPPREQVIGLAHDLARKAPDCLLVVDEAYMDFADDEKATSMLAGGIMPSNTAFMRTFSKSFGLAGMRVGYGILPDHLADFVWRARLPFSVNILAEEAALAALNDKAFYDATQEAVRSGRKQLYTGLTALGCKVWPSQANFLMFGMPEGAPSAAECFETLLARGIIIRPLKSYGLPDLLRVSIGNQQENLAFLAAMADVTARRTPEGAKA, from the coding sequence ATGTCCGAGATCAGTGTGCGCCAGGAAATTACGGCCCTCAAGGCCTATGTTCCGGGCCTTTCCATTGCCGAAATCCAGGAAAAGTACAACTTGCCCCAGGTCATCAAGATGGCCAGCAATGAAAACCCTCTTGGCATGCCGCCTCTGGCTCAGGAAGCCGTAGTGCGCCACGCCTCGGGGGCTTTCCGCTATCCGCAGGGGGGCAATCCCCGGGTGGCGAGGGCATTGGGCAAGCGACACGGCGTGGACGAACGCCGCCTGGTCATAGGCAACGGCTCGGATGAAATCATCGACCTGCTTATACGCATACTGGCCATACCGGGCACGCACAATATCGTGTGCTTCAATCCCTGTTTCAGCATTTATCCCATACAGGGGCGCATCTGCGGGGTGGAGATCAGGCGACAGCCGCTTGAAAAAGACTTTTCATTCAACTTTGCCGCCCTGCTCGACCTGGTGGACGAAAACACGCGCATTGTTTTTGTGACCACGCCCGACAACCCGTCCGGCTACTGCCCGCCCCGCGAACAAGTGATCGGGCTTGCCCACGACCTGGCCCGGAAGGCCCCCGACTGCCTGCTGGTGGTGGACGAGGCATATATGGATTTTGCCGACGACGAAAAGGCGACATCCATGCTCGCGGGCGGCATCATGCCCAGCAACACGGCCTTTATGCGCACGTTTTCCAAAAGCTTTGGCCTGGCGGGCATGCGTGTGGGGTACGGCATTTTGCCCGACCACCTGGCGGATTTTGTCTGGAGGGCGCGCTTGCCTTTTTCTGTCAATATTCTGGCAGAAGAAGCCGCACTGGCCGCGCTGAACGACAAGGCATTTTACGACGCCACGCAAGAGGCGGTACGCAGCGGCCGCAAGCAGCTGTACACGGGTTTGACCGCTCTGGGCTGCAAGGTATGGCCCAGCCAGGCAAACTTTTTGATGTTCGGCATGCCCGAAGGCGCGCCCTCTGCGGCGGAATGCTTTGAAACCCTGCTTGCGCGGGGCATCATCATCCGTCCGCTCAAAAGCTACGGTCTGCCTGATCTGCTGCGCGTGAGCATTGGCAATCAGCAGGAAAACCTCGCGTTTCTCGCGGCCATGGCCGACGTGACGGCCCGTCGCACGCCCGAAGGGGCTAAGGCATGA
- a CDS encoding SHOCT domain-containing protein, whose product MYGCDIGSVMGWGNGMTHLMFMILIVSLAAVFISRIIPQKKNNMDSADSLSILKKRLASGEISLEEYEKLKNAI is encoded by the coding sequence ATGTACGGCTGCGATATAGGAAGCGTAATGGGATGGGGAAACGGCATGACGCACCTTATGTTCATGATTCTGATCGTTTCTCTTGCAGCTGTTTTTATCAGCAGGATCATACCACAAAAGAAGAATAACATGGACTCAGCAGATTCTCTGTCCATTCTAAAAAAGCGGCTTGCTTCGGGCGAAATATCGCTTGAAGAATACGAAAAACTGAAAAACGCCATCTAA
- the cmk gene encoding (d)CMP kinase → MSARLSVVTLDGPAGVGKTTLARRVAEGLGISYLDTGAMFRCMALKLGAGAETLPEDDLRTRCAQWKFTLSGLGQQSTLFCNGEAVRGEVRTEAVGMLAARIATVPVVREMLRATQRAIGERSPLVAEGRDMGTVVFPDARFKFFLDAAPEVRAMRRLHDLESRGQNADLATLTEQIRQRDALDRNRAVAPLRPAQDALKVDTSQLDIEGVLGVILHHINVHGGTQSLRTA, encoded by the coding sequence ATGAGCGCAAGGCTTTCTGTGGTCACTCTGGACGGCCCGGCCGGCGTTGGCAAAACCACCCTGGCACGGCGCGTGGCTGAAGGGCTGGGCATTTCCTACCTTGATACCGGCGCAATGTTTCGCTGCATGGCGCTCAAGCTGGGGGCAGGGGCGGAAACGCTGCCGGAGGATGACCTGCGCACCCGTTGCGCCCAGTGGAAGTTCACCCTCTCGGGCCTTGGCCAGCAATCCACCCTGTTTTGCAACGGCGAGGCCGTGCGGGGCGAGGTGCGCACCGAGGCCGTAGGCATGCTGGCGGCCCGCATCGCCACAGTGCCTGTGGTACGCGAAATGCTGCGCGCCACACAGCGGGCCATCGGCGAGCGCTCGCCCCTGGTGGCCGAGGGGCGCGACATGGGCACCGTGGTTTTTCCCGACGCGCGCTTCAAGTTTTTTTTGGACGCCGCCCCCGAGGTACGCGCCATGCGCCGCCTGCACGACCTTGAATCACGCGGACAAAACGCCGACCTTGCAACCCTTACCGAGCAGATACGCCAACGCGACGCGCTGGACCGCAACCGCGCCGTCGCCCCGTTGCGCCCTGCGCAGGACGCACTGAAGGTTGACACCTCGCAGCTTGATATCGAAGGGGTGCTGGGCGTCATACTGCACCACATCAATGTGCACGGCGGCACGCAAAGCCTGCGTACAGCCTGA
- a CDS encoding periplasmic heavy metal sensor: MKTSKIVTSGAALTLAIFLGIAGVASAQNGDGHGPAGMGPGTGYGMGHGGMGYGMGLTNEQQTAMQQLHQNFAEKMQPTLQQHFAKMAELNNLAAADAKPDDARVKAAQKDLREIDAKLYAARADMLKQMSDKGIPFMAGHGMGRGMGRGMGHGMGHGMMGNGMMGNGDCPGLAGNAADNAVPSSTTGNK, encoded by the coding sequence ATGAAGACCTCCAAAATCGTTACCTCCGGCGCGGCCCTTACCCTTGCTATCTTTCTTGGCATTGCGGGTGTTGCTTCTGCCCAGAACGGAGACGGGCACGGCCCCGCAGGCATGGGCCCCGGAACGGGCTACGGCATGGGGCACGGCGGCATGGGTTACGGCATGGGCCTGACCAATGAGCAGCAAACCGCCATGCAGCAGCTACACCAGAACTTTGCGGAAAAAATGCAACCCACCCTGCAGCAGCATTTTGCCAAGATGGCCGAGCTGAATAACCTTGCCGCTGCTGACGCAAAGCCTGACGACGCCCGAGTCAAGGCAGCCCAGAAGGATCTGCGCGAAATCGACGCCAAGCTGTACGCAGCCCGCGCCGATATGCTCAAGCAGATGTCTGACAAGGGTATTCCATTTATGGCCGGGCACGGCATGGGCCGGGGCATGGGACGGGGTATGGGCCATGGCATGGGTCACGGCATGATGGGTAACGGCATGATGGGCAACGGCGACTGCCCCGGCCTGGCAGGCAACGCCGCCGACAATGCCGTGCCGTCTTCCACCACCGGCAACAAGTAA
- a CDS encoding DMT family protein produces MQIPVPVSTVGLLFCSNLFMTFAWYGHLRYRSAALPLVILTSWAIAFFEYVLQVPANRIGYGYFSAAELKTIQEVISLTVFMGFSAFWLHEPLRWNHLVGFALIVLAAWVIFKEW; encoded by the coding sequence ATGCAGATACCTGTACCTGTAAGCACTGTGGGCTTGCTGTTCTGCTCCAACCTGTTCATGACTTTTGCATGGTATGGACACCTGCGCTACAGAAGCGCCGCCCTGCCGCTGGTGATCCTCACAAGCTGGGCCATTGCCTTTTTTGAATACGTTTTGCAGGTCCCTGCCAACAGGATCGGCTACGGCTACTTTTCGGCGGCGGAGCTGAAAACCATTCAGGAAGTCATTTCGCTCACTGTCTTTATGGGCTTTTCCGCCTTTTGGCTGCACGAGCCCCTGCGCTGGAACCACCTGGTAGGCTTTGCGCTTATCGTGCTTGCGGCGTGGGTTATCTTTAAGGAATGGTAA
- a CDS encoding sulfite exporter TauE/SafE family protein: protein MLDFSLLTYLVGITAAFAGGFIDSIAGGGGLITMPALLLSGVPPHQSLGINKVSACLGTCVALGNFARSKLVLWRVAMAGIAFSLIGSWAGSRLALLLDAAVLGKVLVALLPIGMCATLLPKKERKQVPLTHSGPRFWIPVAFVCLVMGGYDGFFGPGTGSFLILAFHWILRMGLMEASATSKVLNLASNFAGAVVFIMNGVVVWSLALPMAAACCLGNWMGSRMAIRVGPAAVRRFLTVSLSLLLLTLVWQYFLAPALR, encoded by the coding sequence GTGCTCGATTTTAGTCTGCTCACCTACCTCGTAGGCATAACCGCCGCTTTTGCCGGGGGATTTATCGATTCCATAGCGGGGGGCGGCGGTCTTATCACCATGCCCGCCCTGCTGCTCAGCGGCGTGCCGCCGCACCAGTCGCTTGGCATCAACAAGGTCAGCGCCTGCCTTGGCACCTGCGTGGCCCTTGGCAACTTTGCCCGCAGCAAGCTTGTGCTGTGGCGCGTTGCCATGGCGGGCATCGCCTTTTCGCTGATAGGATCGTGGGCGGGCTCGCGCCTGGCCCTGCTGCTTGACGCGGCGGTGCTCGGCAAGGTGCTGGTGGCCCTGCTGCCCATTGGCATGTGCGCCACACTGCTGCCCAAAAAGGAACGCAAGCAGGTTCCCCTGACGCATTCCGGCCCCCGGTTCTGGATTCCCGTGGCCTTTGTGTGTCTTGTGATGGGCGGTTATGACGGTTTTTTTGGCCCCGGCACGGGCAGTTTTCTTATTCTTGCCTTCCACTGGATATTGCGCATGGGGCTCATGGAGGCTTCCGCCACCTCAAAGGTGCTCAACCTTGCCTCAAATTTTGCCGGAGCTGTTGTTTTTATTATGAACGGCGTTGTGGTGTGGAGCCTGGCTCTGCCCATGGCCGCGGCTTGCTGCCTGGGCAACTGGATGGGCAGCCGCATGGCCATCCGTGTGGGGCCTGCAGCCGTGCGCCGTTTTTTGACCGTTTCGCTCAGTCTGTTGCTGCTCACCCTGGTGTGGCAGTATTTTCTTGCCCCGGCCCTGCGCTAA
- a CDS encoding methyl-accepting chemotaxis protein, whose product MKIGLLARMGLSILTPAIVGLMLVAGVCYKMSEEMLREQIATDMTALLECQTIGLDAVFSGVEQGLQTMTENQRIKDQVEAYAEGKAEALEGSLFTRADHALESFVTSNDMVYFAAIVALDGKVISHRVDNQQGPSKFVGSDFSDREYFKKSKNGQPCVVGVVSAGSGEIATVLAMPLKVNGKTVAVLAAGIDNHALAKATTDKIKVGQKGLVYAYDLQGQVVLHPDSNVLGRNDSKLPQVVQLLAQKEGRTRFDNSKGESKGLYYKALPHEGWILCVEFDRGEIFKPISDLLTNASLITLACALIVGVVIFFSARGIVRMLGGISSVAEAVAGGRLQTNDKERALFDAAEKRGDEFSTLAAGMRRMVESIRHLLGESEHKTRAAQQATEEAEKATARAEEAARQAENAKREGMLAAAEQLEEVVSIISAASTELAAQVEQSDKGAAESSQRLAEAATAMNEMNATVQEVARNASDASSMSAETRANAEHGANIVESALQSIGQVHKVSLALKGDMTTLNEHAQAITHIMNVISDIADQTNLLALNAAIEAARAGEAGRGFAVVADEVRKLAEKTMASTNDVGNAIAAIQGSAGQSVQAMDKALTEVETAADLAKQSGEALQEIVTKVEASADQVSAIAAASEQQSATSDEITRSIERVNEMSGQTAQAMGEASRAVNELARQAERMGKLIGEMKRG is encoded by the coding sequence ATGAAAATTGGATTGCTCGCGAGGATGGGCCTGTCCATCCTGACGCCGGCCATTGTGGGTCTGATGCTTGTGGCTGGGGTTTGCTACAAAATGTCAGAAGAAATGCTGCGGGAGCAGATTGCCACCGACATGACCGCGCTGCTTGAGTGTCAGACCATTGGTCTTGATGCTGTGTTTAGCGGGGTTGAGCAGGGCCTGCAGACCATGACCGAAAACCAGCGCATCAAGGATCAGGTTGAGGCGTACGCCGAGGGCAAAGCAGAAGCTCTTGAGGGTTCGCTGTTTACCAGGGCGGACCATGCGCTTGAGTCTTTCGTAACCAGCAACGACATGGTGTACTTTGCGGCTATCGTTGCCCTTGACGGCAAGGTCATCAGCCACCGTGTCGACAATCAGCAAGGCCCCAGCAAGTTTGTGGGCAGCGACTTTTCTGACCGCGAGTATTTCAAAAAGAGCAAAAACGGTCAGCCCTGTGTAGTAGGCGTAGTCAGCGCTGGCAGCGGTGAAATCGCCACCGTGCTTGCCATGCCGTTAAAGGTGAACGGCAAAACGGTAGCTGTACTGGCAGCGGGCATTGACAACCATGCCCTGGCCAAGGCAACCACCGACAAGATCAAGGTCGGGCAAAAGGGGCTGGTGTACGCCTATGATCTGCAGGGGCAGGTGGTGCTGCACCCTGACAGCAATGTGCTTGGCCGCAACGACAGCAAGCTGCCGCAGGTGGTGCAGCTGCTTGCGCAAAAAGAAGGCCGCACCCGTTTTGACAACAGCAAGGGCGAGAGCAAGGGCCTGTATTATAAAGCGTTGCCGCATGAAGGCTGGATTTTGTGCGTAGAGTTTGACCGCGGCGAAATCTTCAAGCCCATCAGTGATCTGCTGACCAACGCCAGCCTGATCACCCTGGCCTGTGCGCTGATTGTCGGTGTCGTGATCTTTTTTTCGGCGCGCGGCATTGTGCGCATGCTGGGCGGTATTTCCAGCGTGGCCGAGGCCGTTGCCGGTGGACGCCTGCAAACCAACGATAAAGAACGCGCCCTGTTTGACGCAGCTGAAAAGCGCGGCGATGAGTTCAGCACGCTGGCCGCAGGCATGCGGCGGATGGTTGAGAGCATCAGGCATCTGCTAGGTGAAAGCGAGCATAAAACCAGGGCTGCCCAGCAAGCCACCGAAGAAGCGGAAAAAGCCACCGCCAGAGCCGAAGAAGCCGCCCGTCAGGCCGAGAACGCCAAGCGTGAAGGCATGCTTGCGGCGGCGGAACAACTGGAGGAAGTGGTCAGCATCATCTCTGCCGCATCAACCGAACTCGCCGCGCAGGTAGAGCAGTCGGACAAGGGCGCAGCAGAGTCGTCGCAGCGTCTGGCTGAGGCCGCCACAGCCATGAATGAAATGAACGCCACCGTGCAGGAAGTGGCCCGCAACGCCTCGGACGCCTCGAGCATGTCTGCCGAAACCCGTGCAAATGCGGAGCACGGCGCCAATATCGTTGAAAGCGCCCTGCAGAGCATCGGGCAGGTACACAAGGTCTCGCTGGCGCTCAAGGGCGATATGACAACGCTGAACGAGCACGCCCAGGCCATTACCCATATCATGAACGTCATCTCGGACATTGCCGACCAGACCAACCTGCTGGCCCTCAACGCCGCCATCGAGGCAGCCCGCGCGGGCGAAGCCGGTCGCGGATTTGCGGTGGTTGCCGACGAGGTGCGCAAACTGGCCGAAAAAACCATGGCCTCCACCAACGATGTCGGCAACGCCATTGCCGCCATCCAGGGCAGCGCCGGGCAGAGCGTGCAGGCCATGGACAAGGCGCTGACCGAGGTGGAAACCGCCGCCGATCTGGCAAAGCAGTCCGGCGAGGCCCTGCAGGAAATTGTCACCAAGGTCGAGGCCTCGGCTGATCAGGTCAGCGCCATCGCCGCAGCCAGCGAGCAGCAGTCCGCCACCAGCGACGAGATCACTCGGTCGATTGAACGCGTCAACGAGATGTCCGGCCAGACGGCGCAGGCCATGGGCGAAGCCTCGCGGGCGGTGAATGAACTGGCCCGCCAGGCGGAGCGCATGGGCAAGCTGATAGGCGAGATGAAGCGGGGCTAG
- a CDS encoding ATP-binding protein: protein MKSFRLSLSRSLSRMGLSPWMLLGAALILGLTLAGISVRSNQRERAFMVHNLIDRAEALIWALEAGTRTGLRLSPGAVLGMRPLLTETARQPGILYMAVTDTSGAVLAQSGDSPLPPGQPGDAGRDLAATSMRVQAQDVPPLADVGDRPMWRVRNKDGKEVFEVFRAFAPLSRAHGQHMGGGHGSHGMGMMGGMMGMLGADGLAGPDGRPGAADGFGAPDPRDAFGDAPPPPMGGFGGRPGPEAPRQVVGVALVGFDARPFEDALAQDARNNLLSAALAAALGLAGFVSLFWVHNNRRWQRILRDQQAMAAEVVASLPLGLVISDPAGRIAMINDAALGMFGKKRHEILPAENSGPQNGQQGSSHAHKQASPLASLPGLPWDSLTDKMSHGARILEQETALAVAGAKPLTVNLGGAAIRNEDGVFLGNVFVLRDVTEMKRLQADAQRNDRLAALGHLAAGVAHEIRNPLSTIKGVALYIARRMPLGGREQEAAQRMIDEVERLDRVVSELLDFARPGSFETVQADLGEIISRALRLAEADIKAKGVAVALELEPGFPKVKISPERLTQALLNLFLNAVQAMDNGGTLRVTARLLPDGFFSLTVADTGPGIPAEIQASIFTPYFTTKPSGTGLGLAIVYQIAEGHGGRVSVGNAPGHGAEFTLTLPV from the coding sequence ATGAAATCTTTCCGCCTGTCTTTATCACGCAGTCTGTCGCGCATGGGGCTTTCGCCCTGGATGCTGCTGGGCGCGGCCCTTATTCTGGGGCTTACGCTGGCGGGTATTTCCGTGCGCAGCAACCAGCGTGAACGGGCTTTTATGGTCCATAATCTCATCGACAGGGCCGAAGCGCTCATCTGGGCGCTGGAGGCCGGAACCCGCACCGGGCTGCGTCTCAGCCCCGGCGCGGTGCTGGGCATGCGCCCTCTGCTGACCGAAACCGCCCGCCAGCCCGGCATTTTGTATATGGCCGTGACCGACACCAGCGGCGCTGTTCTGGCGCAGAGCGGCGACAGCCCCCTGCCCCCCGGTCAGCCCGGCGATGCGGGGCGCGATCTGGCGGCAACGTCCATGCGGGTTCAGGCTCAGGATGTTCCCCCTCTGGCCGACGTTGGGGACAGACCCATGTGGCGGGTGCGCAACAAGGACGGCAAGGAAGTATTTGAAGTATTTCGTGCATTTGCTCCGTTGAGTCGTGCGCACGGGCAGCATATGGGCGGGGGGCACGGATCCCACGGCATGGGCATGATGGGCGGCATGATGGGGATGCTTGGGGCGGACGGGCTTGCCGGGCCGGATGGCCGCCCTGGCGCAGCTGACGGTTTTGGAGCGCCCGACCCCAGGGACGCATTTGGCGACGCTCCGCCGCCGCCCATGGGCGGTTTTGGCGGGCGACCAGGCCCAGAAGCACCGCGTCAGGTGGTGGGTGTTGCGCTGGTCGGCTTTGACGCGCGCCCTTTTGAGGACGCTTTGGCGCAGGACGCCCGCAATAACCTGCTTTCGGCCGCGCTGGCGGCAGCACTTGGTCTGGCCGGTTTTGTTTCACTGTTCTGGGTGCACAACAACCGGCGCTGGCAGCGTATTTTGCGCGATCAGCAGGCCATGGCGGCCGAGGTTGTGGCCAGCCTGCCTCTGGGGCTTGTGATCAGCGATCCCGCAGGCCGCATCGCCATGATCAACGATGCGGCGCTTGGCATGTTTGGCAAAAAACGCCACGAGATATTGCCCGCGGAGAACTCCGGCCCGCAAAACGGCCAGCAGGGCAGCTCCCATGCCCACAAGCAGGCAAGCCCTCTGGCAAGCCTGCCGGGTCTGCCATGGGATTCACTGACAGACAAGATGTCCCACGGCGCGCGCATCTTGGAGCAGGAGACGGCGCTGGCCGTTGCCGGGGCAAAACCGCTGACCGTCAACCTTGGCGGAGCGGCCATACGCAATGAAGACGGCGTTTTTTTGGGTAATGTGTTTGTGCTGCGTGATGTTACGGAAATGAAGCGGCTTCAGGCCGACGCCCAGCGCAATGACCGCCTTGCCGCTTTGGGGCATCTGGCGGCTGGCGTGGCCCACGAAATCCGCAATCCTTTGAGCACCATCAAGGGGGTTGCCCTGTATATTGCCCGTCGCATGCCGCTTGGGGGGCGTGAGCAAGAAGCCGCTCAGCGCATGATTGACGAGGTGGAGCGCCTCGACCGCGTGGTTTCCGAGCTGCTGGACTTTGCCCGCCCCGGCTCGTTTGAAACCGTTCAGGCCGATCTGGGCGAGATTATCAGCCGGGCGCTGCGCCTTGCCGAGGCCGACATCAAGGCCAAGGGCGTTGCCGTGGCGCTGGAGCTGGAGCCGGGGTTCCCCAAGGTCAAAATCAGCCCGGAAAGGCTGACCCAGGCCCTGCTGAATCTTTTTCTCAACGCGGTGCAGGCCATGGATAATGGCGGCACGCTGCGGGTAACGGCGCGTCTGCTGCCGGACGGTTTTTTTAGCCTCACCGTGGCTGACACCGGGCCGGGTATACCGGCAGAGATTCAGGCCTCCATCTTCACGCCCTATTTTACCACCAAACCGTCGGGAACCGGGCTGGGCCTCGCCATTGTCTACCAGATTGCCGAGGGGCACGGCGGGCGCGTCAGCGTCGGCAACGCGCCGGGGCACGGGGCGGAGTTTACGCTGACCCTGCCTGTGTAG
- a CDS encoding universal stress protein has product MKEIKKILCAVDLSEHSKEVAEYAVLLAKGLSASVLVVYTAPSLSQYVGFHVPPNTIENFVGEIVTGAEKSMESFVAENFVGVEAKGQVLIGYAAEEILNRAREEKADLIVMGTHGRKGIDRILFGSVAEKVVKNADMPVLTVRPTEPAE; this is encoded by the coding sequence ATGAAGGAAATCAAGAAGATTCTTTGCGCGGTAGACCTTTCCGAACACAGCAAGGAAGTTGCCGAGTATGCGGTGCTTCTTGCCAAGGGCCTCAGCGCCAGCGTGCTTGTAGTGTACACCGCCCCTTCGCTGAGTCAGTACGTTGGCTTTCATGTGCCGCCCAACACCATTGAAAACTTCGTAGGCGAAATCGTCACCGGCGCCGAAAAGTCCATGGAATCCTTTGTCGCCGAAAATTTTGTGGGCGTCGAAGCCAAGGGACAGGTGCTCATCGGTTACGCCGCTGAAGAAATCCTCAACCGCGCCAGAGAAGAAAAGGCCGACCTTATCGTTATGGGCACCCATGGACGCAAGGGAATCGACCGTATTCTCTTCGGTTCTGTTGCGGAAAAGGTTGTCAAAAACGCCGACATGCCTGTGCTGACGGTGCGCCCCACCGAACCTGCGGAATAG
- a CDS encoding tetratricopeptide repeat protein produces the protein MSNQLDYEINKELGECYLFMGDFDKAEEYYRKAASSNSQSAAPFLGLATVAVQRSDLDKALVLYQKAAAVEETDKALCGIGLVYMEQGEHQLAFDHFALALKKSSENIVALNCLVRESYQLGCVENALPYLEDTLKSGVEAEAVRVTLAGCLIYLGRAEEARQHLEAVLGANPANINAKELFDTMAA, from the coding sequence ATGAGCAATCAACTGGATTACGAAATCAATAAGGAATTGGGCGAGTGCTACCTTTTCATGGGTGATTTTGACAAGGCCGAGGAATACTACCGCAAGGCTGCGAGCAGCAACTCGCAGAGCGCGGCTCCCTTCCTGGGACTGGCCACTGTGGCCGTGCAGCGCTCCGACCTTGACAAAGCCCTGGTGCTCTACCAGAAGGCCGCCGCCGTTGAAGAAACCGACAAGGCCCTGTGCGGCATCGGCCTTGTGTACATGGAACAGGGCGAGCATCAGCTGGCTTTTGACCACTTTGCCCTCGCTCTGAAAAAATCCAGCGAAAACATCGTGGCGCTCAACTGCCTGGTGCGCGAATCTTACCAGCTTGGCTGCGTCGAAAACGCCCTGCCCTATCTGGAAGACACCCTGAAATCCGGCGTTGAAGCCGAGGCCGTCCGCGTCACCCTGGCTGGCTGCCTCATCTACCTGGGCCGCGCCGAAGAAGCCCGGCAGCATCTGGAAGCGGTGCTTGGCGCCAACCCCGCCAACATTAACGCCAAGGAACTTTTTGACACCATGGCTGCCTAG